The genomic interval ACCGGCACACCCGAAAGTACAGGATTTTGAATCCAGCGCGTCTACCAGTTCCGCCACCGAGGCATTTATATTCTTGCTGTCCGACTGACAGCTACTTACCGATGTAAGCGGGTGCAAAAATAAGGAATTATTTCAAATCAGCAAGTGCATCTGAAAAAATCCGAATTATTTAATAATTTTCAAGACTGCTCGCTGATCTCCTTTTGTAATCTCAATGAAGTAAACCCCGTTTGCCAATTCGTGTAAATCAGTTATTGTTAACGATTTATCGGTTGTCGATTCCATTGTTATTTCGTGTGTTTTAATCATTCTTCCAGAACCGTCTCGGATAGTTAATTGTGCCCCAACTAAATCTGTTTGACTCCATTCTACTGTAATAATAGATGAAAAAGGATTCGGATAAGCAGTAATTTTATGAGTATTTACCAAATCCTGAATTCCAAGCATACTACAGCTATTCAATGTTCCTGGCATGTTTATATCTAACCATTCCAACCTTCTTTGAAACCAAGATTTCAAGCGCTGAACTTCTTCTGCGTATGTTTGACTTGGCGCTTGGACTTCTGGCGTTCCGGTTGCACTGCCCAAATGTCCCCAAGTTTGATAATGCCAAACCTGACTTTCATTCACAGCTTGGGCTACCGAATCAATTTTTGCATAGATGTAGGATTCTTTCAAAATGCTTCTCCTCATATCGTCATAACGACAACGTAGTTCATTGGCGAACAAAGTGTCTTCCAACAAACGAATGTACCATCCAGGAGCATTCACATCCTGATCGCATGCTCCATACATGAATTGAGAGCCGTCTTCAGAGCCGCTCCACATGTCTTTTTCAGCCCAATCGAAATCCCAAACCGGACCAGCTTTCATTTTTTTCACCGTTCCATCTACTTTATCTTTGTCTTTGGAGAAAAAACGACTTTTCTTAAAGCCATCTCCGTTTCTGCAAACTTCATTTACAATAAAATAATCAATGAAAGAAGGAACATCGATAAACGCGCGGTAGCCCAAACTTGGATGTGCGAAATTTGATCCGTACAAAGCATCTTCGTAATCATCGATGAAGTTTTGGATATAAGTCGTTTGCTGTGGCATCAGATCTTCTGGTTTTGGATACACGTAAACCATGTGAACATCCAATCCTGGGAATCCAATCGGACTGTGATTTAACAGCCACGAATCGTTGTTATTCCAATAATCGATTTTCAAAATATAACCCCCAGTAAGATCTACGCCAGCAATTTCGGTTGGGTCCAGTTTATTCACATCTACGCGATTATTGTCGCGTTTGATTTTTTCTCCTAGTAAATAAATTCCCTGATATTCTCCGTTCATGACCACGTCCACCAAACGCATTCTCGTTGCATAATGATCCATGGAATCAAATAGGTGGAAGGGAAGAATATTTCGAGCAAAAGATTTGTCGTTGTAATTTGCTAATAGCACCCAATCACTTTCAGCGGGCATTCCAAGTAAGGAAGAATCAATTGCATTCCCGTTGATATCCCATGTTTCAAGTGCGTAAGGCTTTTGTGGAAGCGATAAAGAATAGTTCCCACGGTATTCGATGCCAATTTTTCCATTGTATTCATTCGGAGAATCGCTCATGTAATTTCGAATTCCTTGTCCATTGAACCGAATTTTCATGTCTGCCATTACCTTTGGGTCATTCTGAATCACATTTCCATTCGTATTGATTTCAACAATGGGCAAAAGGGAAGAAGAGAATGCAAAATAACCAGCTGGGTTATTTCCAAACGCAATCGAAAAAGAAAGAACATTTCCTTGATCTCCACCATAATTATCATTCACCCGTAATTTCCACGTTCCATTCGGATTTTGACCGTTGTTGATCAATCCAATCTGTCCGACTGGTTTGAATGTTCCTGTATAAGGTGCTGTTCCTGAAGCTAAAATGGCAGCTGCATTTGCATTGAAACAGGTATTCGTAAAGTTGTCATCGGCACCGCCTGTATTGGAAAATAGCAAAACGGTCGTTCCATCGGGAGCAACAATCCAAACTGTTAAATCAGCATCGTACGTATGTGTCAAATTGATACAAACAGTTTCCAAACCAAAATTTGAGGTATCAACTGCATTTGGAAGTCCATTAACGGCAACAGGAATATCAATTGTTGCGTTGTCATTAATTGATCCACTTCCGCCAGTAAATGTTTGACAAAACACAGAATAAGAGATGCTTAGAAATAAGCAAAGAAGAGAGTTCTTCATAATTTTTCGCAGTTCAATAACGAAAATAGTTAAAATTGAATTAACAATTTCTTAATATTAGATTTTAGCAATGGGAAGAATTACGATTCTAAATAACTTGGAAATCTTCTCTTTGTGTTAAAACAAAAAGCATAAGTGAAACCACTTGATTTCCAAGTTTGTATCATTTTTCAATTAAACAACGTATCTTTGCCGCGTCTACTGCGATAGTAAACATTAATTCTGCTCGTGATGAACACAAGAAAAACAGGTACAGGGAAAGGCCGTACAACAACAGGAAGAGGTGCAAAGCCAAGTGGCTCAAAACCTGCTTCTAAATCTGGGAGACCAACTTCCAGAACAGAAAAACCAACGTCGAGAACGGAGAAACCTGCTGTAAGAGGCGGTAAACCTGCTCCAATTTCAGATCGTACTCGGAAAGAAAATCCAGAAGCACCAAGAAGTACTTCGTCAAAACCAGAAGGCACTGAAGAAACTTCAAAACACATTTTCAAACCAAAAGTTCGCAAGGGAGATCCATTGCCAACCTTCAATGAAGATGCGGTTCGTTTGAATAAGTATTTGTCCAACGCTGGGGTATGCTCCCGCAGAGAAGCAGATGTATTGATTCAAACAGGAGTTGTTTCAGTCAATGGGGAAGTAATTACCGAAATGGGTTATAAAATTAAGCCTGGCGACAAAATTCAGTATGACGGTGAAACAATTAATGCTGAAACAAAACGTTACGTATTATTGAATAAACCAAAAGGATTTATCACAACGATGGATGATCCACTAGGTAGAAAAACGGTAATGGGCTTAGTAATCAAAGCATGTAAGGAGCGTATTTATCCTGTCGGGAGATTAGACCGTGACACAACAGGTTTGTTGTTGTTCACCAATGATGGAGATATGGCTAAAAAGCTGACTCACCCGCGTTACGAAGCAACAAAAATATACCATGTTGAAGTCGATAAACCTGTTCAATCCGAACATTTGGAACAGTTGATGAGTGGAATTGAGTTGGAAGATGGTACTATTAAAGCGGATAAGGCTGAATACGTAAAAGATGGAAAATCTTCTCGTGAAGTAGGAGTTGAAATTCACTCTGGTAAGAATAGAATCGTTCGTCGTATGTTTGAGAAATTGGGTTACGAAGTAGTAAAACTAGATCGTGTTCAATTTGCAAGCCTGACGAAAAAAGATCTTCCACGAGGATATTACAGACATTTAACCGAGAAAGAGGTACATTTTCTTAAAATGACTAAATAATCAAAGATGTTTAGAAAGCTGTTATTCCTATTCCTTTTAGCAGTTATTGCAAACCCAGCTGATGCTCAAATTCGGAAGCATCAGCGCAAAAGAAGTACCAATGCTGGGACACTTTTTTTCTATTGGGGATACAATCGTACTGCATATACACAATCCAAGATTCATTTTATTGGATCTGATTACGACTTTACTTTAAAAGGTGTAAAAGCAACCGACAGGCAACCAAAATTTGATGCGAATCTCTATTTGAATCCAGCAAATATGACCATTCCACAATACAACTTCCGGATTGGATATTATTTCAATCAGAAGTGGGCATTTTCACTAGGAGTGGATCATTTCAATTATGTGATCAAGCCGAATAGTGAAGTTACTTTAGACGGACATGTAAGTACGGGAGTAGATTCTCTGTGGGAAGGAAATCACGACCAAGAAGTAGCGACTCTTGACAGAAATCACTTCCATTACGAGCATTCTGGTGGATTGAATTATTTACGCATTGAATTGATGCGTTCCTTTGATCTTTGGGAATTGGGAGACAAACGGCAATTTGCAGTTACTGGGAATGTCGGTTTAAACCTTGGTCCAATGCTTACGACAACGAATTTCTTATTTGCAAACGAACAAAGTAATCGTTCGACAGCACTTTCAGGATATGGAGTTGGGGCAAATGCAAGCGTTCGATTGGAATTCTTCAAACACGTATTCATTCAAGGAGAAGGTGGATTGGCTTTCGCTCATCTTCCTGGAGTTAAAACACGATCGGATGATAGAAATCAACGTGCCAAGCAAGCCTTCGGATTAGCAACCTACAATGTATCTTTGGGGTTGATGTTCTACATTAAAACCAAGAATGGCTGTGATAGCTGTCCACACTGGTAGAAAACAAGATCAAAAGGTTCAAAGAGTTTAAAGGGTTCAATTTGAACATTTGAACATTTGAACATTTGAACATTTGAACTATTAATAAAATGAAATACTAATTAAAAATAGACGTCGGATTTAAAGGTTATTCAAGTCCTAATATCTTAAAATCCTAGAGTCTTAATATCGAATAAAAATGTCACAAGAATTATCAGAACAAGAAATCCAGCGACGACAAACGTTGCAACATCTACGCGATGCGGGGATTGATCCTTATCCTGCAGCACTTTATCCCGTAACCGATTATTCGGCTTCAATCAAAAATAAGTTTGAGGAAGGAAAACAAGTTTGTTTGGCTGGTCGATTGATGAGTCAGCGGGTTATGGGGAAAGCTTCTTTTGGTGAAATCCAAGATTCTGAAGGAAGAATTCAAGTATACTTTAACCGCGATGAAATTTGTCCGGGAGAAGATAAAATGTTGTACAACGATTTATTCAAAAAATGGTTGGACTTAGGTGATTTCATTGGAGTAAAAGGAGAAGTATTCAAAACACAAGTAGGTGAGGTTTCCGTGAACGTGAAAGAATTTACCTTGTTGAGTAAATCATTGAAACCGCTTCCGACTCCTAGAACTGATGCAGATGGAAAAGTGCATGATGCATTTACAAACCCGGAATTACGTTACCGCCAACGTTATGTTGATTTGGTTGTAAATCCGCAGGTGAGAGAGGTTTTCGTGAAACGAACAAAATTATTCTCAGCGATGCGTAATTTCTTCAACGACGCGGGTTATATGGAAGTTGAAACTCCAATTCTGCAAGCAATTCCAGGTGGAGCTGCGGCAAGACCATTCATTACACACCACAATGCGTTGGATATTCCTTTATACATGCGAATTGCCAATGAATTGTATCTGAAACGATTGATTGTTGGTGGGTTTGATGGTGTTTACGAATTTTCTAAAAACTTCCGCAACGAAGGAATGGATAGAACACATAATCCGGAATTTACGGCAATGGAAATCTATGTTTCGTACAAGGATTACAACTGGATGATGGATTTCACAGAGCGTTTATTGGAACATTGCGCAATTGCTGTAAACGGAACATCAGAATGTACATTCAACGAACACAATATTAGCTTCAAAGCGCCGTACAAACGCGTTACGATGCGTCAATCAATCATTGATTTTACTGGTTTTGATATCGCTGGTAAATCGGAAGATGAATTGAGAGCAGCAGCAAAAGGAATGGGAATTCCAGTTGATGATACAATGGGGAAAGGAAAATTGATTGATGAGATTTTTGGTGAAAAATGTGAAGGAAATTACATTCAGCCAACATTTATTACTGATTACCCAAAAGAAATGTCGCCTTTGTGTAAAACACACCGTGATAATCCGGAATTGACTGAGCGTTTTGAATTAATGGTTTGCGGAAAAGAAATCGCGAATGCTTATTCAGAATTAAATGACCCGATCGATCAGCGCGAGCGTTTTGAAGATCAGGTTCGCTTAGCCGAAAAAGGAGATGACGAAGCTACTGGAATGATTGATCAAGATTTCTTACGCGCTTTAGAATACGGAATGCCACCAACATCTGGATTAGGAATTGGAATGGATCGTTTGATTATGTATTTAACCAATAATCCATCTATTCAAGAGGTATTGTTCTTCCCTCAAATGCGTCCTGAAAAAGTAGTTAAAGTTGTTTTGAATGAAAACGAACAAGTGATTTTCGATATTATGCAGCGTGAGAAAACAATGGAATTGCTTACATTGAAAGACTCTGTGAACTTGAGTAATAAGGCCTGGGATACAAGTATCAAAGGACTTACAAAACATGGATTATTGAAAGTGACTAAAATAGATGAAACATTAACTGTTGATTTGGTTTAGTTCGCTTTAAGATCATTTAAAGCCCTGGTCTGTTATGATGGATCAGGGCTTTTTTTCTTTTCAGGGATAAGTGCAAGCTTATCCACCACTTACCACGGTAACTAATTGTTAAAAATTTACTCTATCATCAATAAATCAACAAAATTTTCACAAACCTATCTTTTAAAGCAACTATCCATCTCGCATAATCATCTATAGTGTTATGAAACAATTACTAAGAGAATAAAAAATTATTGAAAAATAATAGTACCTTATTCCTAATTTACGAAACTGAGTAAAATCAACTACTTTATGAAGCAACAAAAAACTCGTTCAAATCACTGGTTTATTCCTATTTGTGCCATTGCTACATTTACATGTTTGCTTTTTCTCTTTCCAGCATGTAAGAAAAAACCAACTGTTGAACCAATTGTTCCTCCTGTTGAAGAAGAAACTGGAGTTTCTGTAGATTTAACCACCGTTCCTTATTCCAAATTATCTGATTATCGTTTCTTCGAAGGTGATTTAAAAAATCAAACTCCAGCAGAAAAGGTGATTCCTTATGAGCCAGCTTCAGGGCTTTTCACTGATTATGCCCACAAAAAAAGATTCATTTGGATGCCTACAGGAACGAGTGCAAGCTATGTTAATGATGGTGATGTGTTGAATTTACCAGTTGGCGCTGCTTTAATCAAAACGTTTTATTACGATAACGTTCAACCTGCAGGAAGTACACGCATCATTGAAACAC from Fluviicola taffensis DSM 16823 carries:
- a CDS encoding CotH kinase family protein codes for the protein MKNSLLCLFLSISYSVFCQTFTGGSGSINDNATIDIPVAVNGLPNAVDTSNFGLETVCINLTHTYDADLTVWIVAPDGTTVLLFSNTGGADDNFTNTCFNANAAAILASGTAPYTGTFKPVGQIGLINNGQNPNGTWKLRVNDNYGGDQGNVLSFSIAFGNNPAGYFAFSSSLLPIVEINTNGNVIQNDPKVMADMKIRFNGQGIRNYMSDSPNEYNGKIGIEYRGNYSLSLPQKPYALETWDINGNAIDSSLLGMPAESDWVLLANYNDKSFARNILPFHLFDSMDHYATRMRLVDVVMNGEYQGIYLLGEKIKRDNNRVDVNKLDPTEIAGVDLTGGYILKIDYWNNNDSWLLNHSPIGFPGLDVHMVYVYPKPEDLMPQQTTYIQNFIDDYEDALYGSNFAHPSLGYRAFIDVPSFIDYFIVNEVCRNGDGFKKSRFFSKDKDKVDGTVKKMKAGPVWDFDWAEKDMWSGSEDGSQFMYGACDQDVNAPGWYIRLLEDTLFANELRCRYDDMRRSILKESYIYAKIDSVAQAVNESQVWHYQTWGHLGSATGTPEVQAPSQTYAEEVQRLKSWFQRRLEWLDINMPGTLNSCSMLGIQDLVNTHKITAYPNPFSSIITVEWSQTDLVGAQLTIRDGSGRMIKTHEITMESTTDKSLTITDLHELANGVYFIEITKGDQRAVLKIIK
- a CDS encoding pseudouridine synthase; this encodes MNTRKTGTGKGRTTTGRGAKPSGSKPASKSGRPTSRTEKPTSRTEKPAVRGGKPAPISDRTRKENPEAPRSTSSKPEGTEETSKHIFKPKVRKGDPLPTFNEDAVRLNKYLSNAGVCSRREADVLIQTGVVSVNGEVITEMGYKIKPGDKIQYDGETINAETKRYVLLNKPKGFITTMDDPLGRKTVMGLVIKACKERIYPVGRLDRDTTGLLLFTNDGDMAKKLTHPRYEATKIYHVEVDKPVQSEHLEQLMSGIELEDGTIKADKAEYVKDGKSSREVGVEIHSGKNRIVRRMFEKLGYEVVKLDRVQFASLTKKDLPRGYYRHLTEKEVHFLKMTK
- the lysS gene encoding lysine--tRNA ligase, whose translation is MSQELSEQEIQRRQTLQHLRDAGIDPYPAALYPVTDYSASIKNKFEEGKQVCLAGRLMSQRVMGKASFGEIQDSEGRIQVYFNRDEICPGEDKMLYNDLFKKWLDLGDFIGVKGEVFKTQVGEVSVNVKEFTLLSKSLKPLPTPRTDADGKVHDAFTNPELRYRQRYVDLVVNPQVREVFVKRTKLFSAMRNFFNDAGYMEVETPILQAIPGGAAARPFITHHNALDIPLYMRIANELYLKRLIVGGFDGVYEFSKNFRNEGMDRTHNPEFTAMEIYVSYKDYNWMMDFTERLLEHCAIAVNGTSECTFNEHNISFKAPYKRVTMRQSIIDFTGFDIAGKSEDELRAAAKGMGIPVDDTMGKGKLIDEIFGEKCEGNYIQPTFITDYPKEMSPLCKTHRDNPELTERFELMVCGKEIANAYSELNDPIDQRERFEDQVRLAEKGDDEATGMIDQDFLRALEYGMPPTSGLGIGMDRLIMYLTNNPSIQEVLFFPQMRPEKVVKVVLNENEQVIFDIMQREKTMELLTLKDSVNLSNKAWDTSIKGLTKHGLLKVTKIDETLTVDLV